A single window of Ralstonia sp. RRA DNA harbors:
- a CDS encoding TIGR03747 family integrating conjugative element membrane protein, translating into MKDAASTAQREQNQRQGLIVGTITLPFRLLGVLIGSLLFSIVVECVGMHLFWKDQGWRHSQQMLQYELGHLSSHFTRSVVVQEPGRTAHELVDTGYEWVFVRSGLLERMSQTAERARAPSHGRIQDGGRNFRYYISQVYVWTENYLIAAAFTTLTFLVRLLVLVLTLPLICTAAFVGLIDGLVRRDVRRFGAGRESGFIYHRAKASLMPLAVLPWVTYLALPISVHPLLILLPSAALLGLAVSLTAGSFKKYL; encoded by the coding sequence ATGAAGGACGCCGCCTCGACTGCACAACGGGAGCAGAACCAGCGCCAGGGCCTGATCGTCGGCACCATCACCTTGCCGTTCCGGCTGCTCGGGGTGCTGATCGGCTCGCTGCTGTTCTCGATCGTCGTGGAGTGCGTCGGCATGCACCTGTTCTGGAAGGACCAGGGCTGGCGGCACTCGCAGCAGATGTTGCAGTACGAACTGGGGCACCTGTCCAGCCACTTCACGCGCAGCGTCGTCGTGCAGGAGCCGGGGCGCACCGCGCACGAACTGGTGGATACCGGCTACGAATGGGTATTCGTTCGCTCCGGGCTGCTGGAGCGCATGAGCCAGACCGCCGAGCGCGCCCGCGCGCCGAGCCACGGGAGGATCCAGGACGGGGGGCGCAACTTTCGCTACTACATCAGCCAGGTCTATGTCTGGACCGAGAACTACCTGATTGCCGCGGCCTTCACCACCCTCACGTTTCTGGTGCGCCTGCTGGTTCTGGTGCTCACGTTGCCGCTGATCTGCACCGCGGCGTTCGTCGGCCTGATCGACGGTCTTGTGCGGCGGGACGTGCGCCGGTTCGGCGCAGGCCGGGAATCCGGCTTCATCTACCACCGCGCGAAGGCGAGCCTGATGCCGCTGGCCGTGCTGCCGTGGGTCACGTACCTGGCCTTGCCGATCTCTGTGCATCCACTGCTGATCCTGCTGCCCAGCGCAGCCTTGCTGGGACTGGCCGTGAGCCTGACTGCGGGCAGCTTCAAAAAATACTTGTGA
- a CDS encoding transglycosylase SLT domain-containing protein, translating into MAAPAVAALLRALVLIAGFCACVAQAEEVPPPAYQLAAQRAGIPSTVLYAVALQESGIRRHGRIVPWPWSLNVAGQSHRYATRADACAGLQRAMRSTPHTRIDAGLGQINLGYHQQRYTSACDLLDPYRNLAIAAEILREQHTPGEDWLLAIGRYHRPAGGEPAARYRRSVSRHLARVQGPRPTAAVLAARQETSP; encoded by the coding sequence ATGGCAGCGCCAGCCGTAGCCGCTCTCCTGCGCGCACTGGTGCTCATCGCCGGCTTCTGCGCCTGCGTTGCCCAGGCCGAGGAGGTTCCGCCACCGGCCTATCAGCTCGCCGCGCAGCGCGCTGGCATCCCCTCGACGGTGCTCTACGCCGTGGCCTTGCAAGAGAGCGGCATCCGCCGCCACGGGCGCATCGTTCCGTGGCCGTGGTCCCTTAATGTCGCCGGCCAGTCGCACCGCTACGCGACCCGTGCCGACGCCTGCGCGGGCTTGCAGCGGGCAATGCGCTCCACGCCGCACACGCGCATCGACGCGGGCCTGGGCCAGATCAACCTCGGCTACCACCAGCAGCGCTACACCAGCGCGTGCGACTTGCTAGACCCGTACCGCAACCTCGCCATCGCCGCCGAGATCCTGCGGGAGCAGCACACCCCCGGCGAGGACTGGTTGCTGGCGATCGGCCGCTACCACCGTCCTGCCGGGGGTGAGCCTGCCGCCCGCTACCGGCGCAGCGTATCCCGCCACCTTGCCCGCGTGCAGGGCCCGCGCCCAACCGCCGCGGTCCTCGCCGCGCGCCAGGAGACATCCCCATGA
- a CDS encoding PilL N-terminal domain-containing protein, with product MCPSPPWFHHPERRLLAGFLGLLWSVLAGGCATTSAPVAPDTIEESSAAPASEAPEYIPVVRYGRYTLVELAPTAAQRDLLLQTIDVSMPEDARATVGDGLRHVLKRSGYGLCQTAHAVVELYALPLPAAHLHLGPMTLREALLTLAGPAWELHADDRARQICFERPNDSMTADKAPALPANEAVQTFPLAPAASGGQP from the coding sequence ATGTGCCCCTCACCACCCTGGTTTCACCACCCCGAACGCCGCCTGCTGGCGGGTTTTCTCGGCCTCCTTTGGTCGGTGCTGGCTGGCGGCTGCGCGACGACGAGCGCGCCGGTCGCGCCCGACACAATCGAGGAATCCTCGGCCGCGCCCGCATCCGAGGCGCCCGAATACATCCCCGTCGTGCGCTACGGGCGCTACACCCTCGTGGAACTGGCACCGACAGCAGCGCAGCGCGACCTGCTTTTGCAGACCATCGACGTGTCGATGCCCGAGGATGCCCGCGCCACGGTCGGCGACGGGCTACGGCATGTGCTCAAGCGCAGCGGCTACGGCTTGTGCCAGACGGCGCACGCGGTGGTCGAGCTGTACGCACTGCCGCTGCCGGCGGCGCACCTGCACCTAGGCCCCATGACCCTGCGCGAAGCGCTGCTCACCCTTGCTGGTCCGGCCTGGGAACTGCACGCGGATGACCGCGCGCGGCAAATCTGCTTCGAGCGTCCCAACGACAGCATGACCGCCGACAAGGCACCCGCGCTGCCCGCCAACGAGGCGGTGCAGACGTTTCCGCTGGCGCCCGCGGCATCGGGAGGCCAGCCATGA
- the crcB gene encoding fluoride efflux transporter CrcB, translating into MSGAYAVLAISLGSIIGALLRYGLSVAMNALVPPIPMGTLASNLIAAYIVGFAIAYFGMAPGLSPVWRLFVITGLAGGLSTFSTFSAELLTLLRDGRLGWSAGMLALHVGGSLTMTALGMASASATRQS; encoded by the coding sequence ATGAGCGGCGCATACGCAGTCCTGGCCATCAGCCTCGGCTCCATCATCGGCGCGCTCCTGCGCTACGGCCTGAGCGTGGCGATGAACGCCCTGGTGCCGCCGATCCCGATGGGCACCCTGGCATCGAACCTGATTGCGGCCTACATCGTGGGTTTTGCGATCGCCTACTTCGGGATGGCACCGGGCTTGTCGCCCGTGTGGCGCCTGTTCGTGATCACCGGGCTCGCTGGTGGTCTGTCCACCTTTTCCACGTTCTCGGCCGAACTGCTCACGCTGCTGCGCGACGGCCGCCTGGGCTGGTCGGCCGGCATGCTGGCGCTGCACGTGGGCGGCTCGCTCACGATGACGGCGCTGGGCATGGCGTCCGCATCCGCTACTCGCCAATCGTAA
- a CDS encoding voltage-gated chloride channel family protein — protein MPNRRLEQLELLPYVGKWLLIASVVAVLAGSASAFFLVSLDHATAWRESHPWVIWLLPLAGLGVGLVYHLLGKTVDGGNNLIIDEIHDPKKVVPLRMVPLVLGGTVVSHLFGASVGREGTAVQMGGALADQLTHVFRLEHEDRRILLMCGIAAGFSSVFGTPMAGAVFGLEILAIGRMRYDALFPCMVAGIVADQVCLAWGVHHAHYAIGQIVPVGAWSVVAVVLAGVVFGIVGMLFARVTHALGARVKRLIHYAPLRPFAGGIVIALAVWALDGYQYIGLGIPEIERAFQEPMQPWDFLGKFGFTVASLGTGFKGGEVTPLFYIGATLGNALAPILQMPFAFMAGIGFVAVFSGAANTPIATTLMAMELFGAEIGPLAAIGCVTAYLFSGHTGIYHAQRVGHSKHRRHRAAVPEDLRIADLAAFLKKRRETSKSSAADPVALPPVSKESVE, from the coding sequence ATGCCTAATCGCCGTCTAGAACAGCTTGAGCTGCTGCCCTACGTGGGCAAGTGGCTTCTCATCGCCAGCGTTGTTGCCGTCCTGGCCGGCAGCGCCTCCGCCTTCTTCCTCGTCTCCCTCGATCATGCCACGGCCTGGCGCGAGTCCCACCCTTGGGTGATTTGGCTGCTGCCGCTGGCCGGCCTGGGCGTGGGCCTCGTGTATCACCTGCTCGGCAAGACGGTGGACGGAGGCAACAACCTCATCATCGACGAGATCCACGACCCCAAGAAGGTGGTTCCGCTACGCATGGTGCCGCTGGTGCTGGGCGGCACGGTGGTGTCACACCTCTTCGGTGCTTCCGTGGGCCGCGAAGGCACTGCGGTGCAGATGGGCGGCGCGCTGGCCGACCAACTCACCCACGTGTTCCGCCTGGAACATGAAGACCGACGCATCCTGCTGATGTGCGGCATCGCCGCAGGCTTCTCGTCGGTGTTCGGCACGCCCATGGCGGGCGCCGTGTTCGGGCTGGAAATCCTGGCCATCGGGCGCATGCGTTATGACGCCCTGTTCCCCTGCATGGTGGCGGGCATCGTGGCCGATCAGGTATGTCTGGCCTGGGGCGTGCACCACGCCCATTACGCGATCGGGCAGATCGTGCCGGTCGGCGCTTGGAGCGTGGTGGCGGTCGTGCTCGCCGGGGTCGTGTTCGGCATCGTCGGCATGCTGTTCGCCCGCGTCACTCACGCGCTCGGGGCGCGGGTCAAGCGGCTCATCCATTACGCACCCCTTCGGCCGTTCGCCGGCGGCATCGTCATCGCCCTCGCGGTCTGGGCGCTCGATGGCTACCAGTATATCGGTCTGGGCATCCCGGAGATCGAGCGCGCCTTCCAGGAGCCGATGCAGCCGTGGGATTTCCTTGGCAAGTTCGGCTTCACGGTCGCGTCGCTGGGCACGGGCTTCAAGGGCGGTGAGGTCACCCCGCTGTTCTACATCGGCGCTACCCTGGGCAACGCACTGGCGCCGATCCTGCAGATGCCGTTCGCTTTCATGGCCGGCATCGGCTTCGTCGCGGTGTTCTCCGGCGCGGCCAACACCCCGATTGCCACGACCCTGATGGCGATGGAACTGTTCGGTGCCGAGATCGGTCCGCTGGCGGCCATCGGCTGCGTCACGGCTTACCTGTTCTCGGGGCACACCGGCATTTACCACGCGCAGCGCGTAGGCCACAGCAAGCACCGCCGGCATCGGGCCGCTGTCCCTGAAGACCTGCGCATCGCCGATCTTGCCGCCTTCCTCAAGAAGCGCCGCGAAACCTCGAAGTCTTCCGCCGCAGATCCTGTGGCACTGCCCCCTGTCTCCAAGGAAAGCGTTGAATGA
- the traD gene encoding type IV conjugative transfer system coupling protein TraD, translated as MSGKQPVEVLLRPAVELYTVAACAGAAFLSLVAPWSLALSPAMGVGGALAFGAYGAIRYRDARVILRYRRNIRRLPRYVMTSKDVPVSQQRLFVGRGFLWEQKHTHRLMQTYRPEFRRYVEPTPAYRLARRLEERLEFAPFPLSRLSKLTGWDVPFNPVRPLPPVGGLPRLQGIEPEEVDVSLPLGERVGHSLVLGTTRVGKTRLAELFVTQDIRRVNAAGEHEVVIVIDPKGDADLLKRMYVEAKRAGREGEFYVFHLGWPDISARYNAVGRFGRISEVATRVAGQLSGEGNSAAFREFAWRFVNIIARALVELGQRPDYMLIQRHVINIDALFIEYAQHYFAKTEPKAWEVIVQIEAKINEKNIPRNMIGREKRIVALEQYLSQARNYDPVLDGLRSAVRYDKTYFDKIVASLLPLLEKLTSGKISQLLAPNYSDLNDPRPIFDWMQIIRKRAIVYVGLDALSDAEVATAVGNSMFSDLVSVAGHIYKHGIDDGLPGASAGARVPINVHADEFNELMGDEFIPLINKGGGAGLQVTAYTQTLSDIEARIGNRAKAGQVIGNFNNLFMLRVRETATAELLTRQLPKVEVYTTTIVSGATDSSDIRGATDFTSNTQDRISMSSVPMIEPSHVVGLPKGQCFALLQGGQLWKVRMPLPAPDPDEVMPADLQQLAGYMRQSYSEATQWWEFTSSPALQDTGLPDDLLDDAAAAEPPAVAIATDEDTGNKASP; from the coding sequence ATGTCGGGGAAACAGCCGGTCGAGGTGCTGCTTCGCCCAGCGGTGGAGCTATATACCGTCGCGGCGTGTGCAGGCGCCGCGTTTCTGTCCCTGGTGGCCCCGTGGTCGCTCGCGCTGAGCCCCGCCATGGGCGTCGGAGGTGCGCTGGCGTTCGGTGCCTACGGCGCCATCCGCTACCGCGATGCCCGCGTCATCCTGCGCTACCGGCGCAACATCCGCAGGCTGCCGCGCTACGTGATGACCAGCAAGGACGTGCCGGTCAGCCAGCAACGGCTGTTTGTGGGGCGCGGGTTCCTGTGGGAGCAGAAGCACACCCATAGGCTGATGCAGACGTACCGGCCGGAGTTCCGCCGCTACGTCGAACCGACACCCGCGTACCGGCTGGCGCGGCGCCTGGAGGAACGGCTGGAGTTCGCGCCGTTCCCGCTGTCCCGACTGTCGAAACTCACCGGCTGGGACGTGCCTTTCAACCCGGTGCGGCCGCTGCCGCCCGTGGGCGGTCTGCCGCGCCTGCAGGGCATCGAACCCGAAGAGGTGGACGTCAGCCTGCCGCTGGGCGAGCGCGTCGGCCACTCCCTGGTACTGGGCACCACGCGCGTCGGCAAGACCCGGCTGGCCGAACTGTTCGTGACCCAGGACATCCGGCGCGTGAACGCCGCGGGCGAGCACGAGGTGGTGATCGTCATCGACCCCAAGGGCGATGCCGATCTCCTGAAGCGGATGTACGTCGAGGCCAAGCGCGCGGGCCGCGAAGGCGAGTTCTACGTCTTTCATTTGGGCTGGCCGGATATTTCCGCGCGCTACAACGCCGTGGGGCGTTTCGGGCGCATATCGGAAGTCGCCACCCGCGTTGCGGGTCAGCTTTCCGGCGAAGGCAACAGTGCGGCGTTCCGCGAGTTCGCCTGGCGCTTCGTCAACATCATTGCGCGCGCGTTGGTGGAGTTGGGACAGCGCCCGGACTACATGCTGATCCAGCGGCACGTCATCAACATCGACGCGCTGTTCATCGAGTACGCCCAGCACTACTTCGCCAAGACCGAGCCCAAGGCCTGGGAGGTGATCGTCCAGATCGAGGCCAAGATCAACGAGAAGAACATCCCGCGCAACATGATCGGGCGGGAAAAGCGCATCGTGGCACTGGAGCAGTACCTGTCCCAAGCCCGCAACTACGACCCGGTGCTCGACGGCCTGCGCTCTGCGGTGCGCTACGACAAGACGTACTTCGACAAGATCGTCGCCAGTCTCTTGCCGCTGCTGGAGAAGCTCACCAGCGGCAAGATTTCGCAGCTCCTGGCCCCCAACTACTCCGACCTCAACGACCCCAGGCCGATCTTCGATTGGATGCAGATCATCCGTAAGAGGGCCATCGTCTATGTGGGCCTGGATGCGCTCTCCGACGCCGAGGTCGCCACCGCGGTCGGCAACTCGATGTTCAGCGATCTCGTGTCGGTCGCCGGGCATATCTACAAGCATGGGATCGACGATGGCCTGCCGGGCGCATCGGCCGGTGCGCGCGTGCCGATCAACGTCCATGCCGACGAGTTCAACGAATTGATGGGCGACGAGTTCATCCCGCTGATCAACAAGGGCGGCGGTGCCGGCCTGCAAGTCACTGCGTACACGCAGACCCTGTCGGACATCGAGGCCCGCATCGGCAACCGCGCGAAGGCAGGCCAGGTGATCGGGAATTTCAACAACCTGTTCATGCTGCGCGTGCGCGAGACCGCGACCGCCGAACTGCTGACCCGGCAATTGCCGAAGGTCGAGGTCTATACGACCACCATCGTCAGCGGCGCGACCGACAGCTCGGACATTCGCGGGGCGACGGATTTCACGTCGAACACTCAGGACCGCATCAGCATGTCCAGCGTGCCGATGATCGAGCCGTCGCACGTCGTCGGCCTGCCGAAAGGCCAGTGCTTCGCGTTGCTGCAGGGCGGCCAGCTTTGGAAAGTGCGCATGCCGCTGCCGGCGCCGGACCCGGACGAAGTGATGCCGGCAGACTTGCAGCAACTGGCCGGGTACATGCGCCAGAGCTACAGCGAAGCGACGCAGTGGTGGGAGTTCACCAGTTCCCCCGCCTTGCAGGACACGGGCCTGCCCGACGACCTGCTGGATGACGCCGCTGCGGCCGAACCTCCCGCGGTGGCCATTGCCACCGACGAGGACACCGGCAACAAGGCCTCGCCATGA
- a CDS encoding DUF190 domain-containing protein — MKGYQLTFFTAQDRRHGHKPIGDWLLEFAKDHGAVGGTLVGGAEGFDHVGRFHSAHFFELADQPLAVTVSVDEAACRRLMDALAQEAIDLTYVKVPVEYGRIGLGAK, encoded by the coding sequence ATGAAAGGCTACCAACTGACATTCTTCACGGCGCAGGACCGCCGCCACGGGCACAAGCCCATCGGTGACTGGCTCCTGGAGTTCGCCAAGGACCATGGCGCTGTCGGCGGCACGCTGGTGGGCGGTGCGGAAGGATTCGATCACGTCGGCCGCTTCCACTCCGCGCACTTCTTCGAACTGGCCGACCAACCGCTGGCGGTGACCGTCTCCGTAGACGAAGCGGCCTGCCGGCGTTTGATGGACGCGCTGGCGCAGGAAGCGATCGACCTGACCTACGTGAAGGTGCCCGTCGAGTACGGACGCATCGGTCTGGGCGCGAAGTAA
- a CDS encoding TIGR03758 family integrating conjugative element protein produces MNGAQVSAFQANSGIAPSAMATVLVGAVFAVLLVWGVWAIRTAYVGWSESRLNQRQFLGVCIRFVAMYLVLSFFLLS; encoded by the coding sequence ATGAACGGCGCCCAGGTCTCGGCATTTCAAGCCAACAGCGGCATCGCGCCTTCGGCGATGGCGACCGTCCTGGTCGGCGCCGTGTTCGCGGTGCTCCTCGTCTGGGGCGTCTGGGCCATCCGAACGGCCTACGTGGGGTGGTCCGAGAGCCGCCTCAACCAGCGCCAGTTCCTCGGCGTCTGCATCCGCTTCGTCGCGATGTACCTCGTCCTGAGCTTCTTCCTCCTCTCCTGA
- a CDS encoding TIGR03745 family integrating conjugative element membrane protein, with the protein MQNRILHSRLAQRAAVALGSAALPALSFAQGLPQLENPTRGTGNGIMETIRNYGYDIIMLVALLVVASMFIGVCYHAYGTYAEIHTGRKTWGQFGLTVAIGAVLLVIGIWLLTEATGIL; encoded by the coding sequence ATGCAAAACCGCATCCTCCATTCCCGCCTTGCCCAGCGCGCCGCTGTGGCACTGGGCTCCGCCGCGCTGCCCGCGCTGTCGTTCGCGCAAGGCTTGCCGCAGTTGGAAAACCCGACCCGCGGCACTGGCAACGGCATCATGGAAACGATCAGGAACTATGGCTACGACATCATCATGCTCGTGGCCCTCTTGGTCGTGGCGTCGATGTTTATCGGCGTTTGCTACCACGCCTACGGCACCTACGCCGAAATCCACACCGGCCGCAAGACCTGGGGCCAGTTCGGCCTCACCGTCGCGATCGGTGCCGTGCTGCTCGTGATCGGCATCTGGCTGCTCACCGAAGCCACCGGCATCCTGTAA
- a CDS encoding RAQPRD family integrative conjugative element protein, with amino-acid sequence MLAPIWQRAAHRGVPIFLVTALLLGQSPMALAESPAQRQELVAALRQLDALERTVADSAARAPIQPGERYHFDYPRLLADLARVRAGIQAHLTPSRAQPRDPSELASDYRTERSASPSPTTTEAKP; translated from the coding sequence ATGTTGGCTCCGATCTGGCAGCGCGCCGCGCATCGCGGCGTGCCCATTTTTCTCGTGACGGCCCTGCTGCTGGGTCAGTCCCCGATGGCGTTGGCCGAGTCCCCCGCACAGCGCCAGGAGCTGGTCGCCGCGCTGCGCCAACTCGACGCGCTGGAGCGCACCGTCGCCGACAGCGCCGCGCGTGCCCCCATCCAGCCGGGCGAGCGCTACCACTTCGATTACCCGCGGTTGCTGGCTGACTTGGCGCGCGTGCGCGCCGGCATCCAGGCCCATCTCACACCGTCGCGTGCCCAGCCGCGCGACCCCTCCGAACTGGCCAGCGACTACCGCACCGAGCGGTCCGCTTCGCCATCGCCGACGACTACGGAAGCCAAGCCATGA
- a CDS encoding TIGR03759 family integrating conjugative element protein, protein MKPSIVLSALLLASTQFPAWAQQPATAPARNAQSQERPLAARALDGRVSSDWGLQPQEWARYRELMDGPLGIYSPNLDPLSALGIEARTDEERRRYAELQVQVEARRVEKLLAYQRAYDEAWQRLNPGMQRVNLPDDKPVAGATRGSGRTAVFVKDGCVACSQLVQRLQSTGAEFDLYMVGSRQDDARIRDWAKRANVDPARVRSGSITLNHDGGRWLTLGVPGDLPAVVREVNGQWQRQP, encoded by the coding sequence ATGAAGCCATCGATCGTCCTTTCCGCGCTCCTGCTGGCATCCACCCAGTTTCCCGCGTGGGCTCAGCAGCCGGCCACGGCTCCGGCCCGCAATGCGCAGAGCCAGGAGCGCCCGCTGGCCGCACGCGCTCTGGACGGCCGGGTGTCAAGCGACTGGGGCCTGCAACCGCAGGAGTGGGCGCGCTACCGCGAACTGATGGACGGGCCGCTGGGCATCTACTCGCCCAACCTGGACCCGCTGTCGGCCCTAGGCATCGAGGCCCGCACCGACGAGGAGCGGCGCCGCTACGCAGAACTGCAGGTGCAGGTCGAGGCGCGCCGCGTCGAGAAGCTGCTTGCCTATCAGCGCGCCTACGACGAGGCCTGGCAGCGCCTGAACCCCGGAATGCAGCGGGTGAACCTGCCGGACGACAAGCCGGTCGCCGGCGCCACGCGCGGCTCCGGCCGCACAGCAGTGTTCGTCAAGGACGGCTGCGTGGCCTGCAGCCAGCTCGTCCAGCGCCTGCAATCTACGGGCGCCGAATTCGACCTGTACATGGTCGGCAGCCGCCAGGATGACGCGCGCATCCGCGACTGGGCCAAGCGCGCGAACGTCGATCCGGCACGCGTGCGCAGCGGAAGCATCACGCTCAACCACGACGGCGGTCGCTGGCTAACATTGGGGGTGCCCGGCGATCTGCCGGCGGTCGTGCGCGAGGTGAACGGCCAATGGCAGCGCCAGCCGTAG
- a CDS encoding TIGR03750 family conjugal transfer protein yields MSEQQHVRADGTVTFLPHRLNRHPMVVRGLTADELWICCGLSGAAGMLVGAPLSWVFRTIAIAPTFVVLGVALGVFIGGGILRRLKRGRPDTWLYRQLQWRIATRHPLMAGWVGGHVLISRSGFWSTRRSASRGAR; encoded by the coding sequence ATGTCCGAGCAGCAGCACGTCCGTGCGGACGGGACGGTCACGTTCCTTCCGCACCGGCTCAACCGCCACCCCATGGTCGTGCGCGGCCTCACCGCCGACGAACTGTGGATCTGCTGCGGCCTGTCCGGCGCCGCCGGCATGCTGGTCGGCGCGCCTCTGTCCTGGGTGTTCCGCACGATCGCCATCGCGCCGACGTTCGTCGTGCTGGGCGTGGCCCTGGGCGTCTTCATCGGCGGCGGCATCCTGCGCCGCCTCAAGCGCGGGCGCCCCGACACCTGGCTGTACCGGCAACTGCAATGGCGCATTGCCACGCGCCATCCGCTGATGGCGGGATGGGTAGGCGGCCACGTGCTGATCTCGCGTTCCGGCTTCTGGTCCACCCGAAGGTCTGCCTCAAGGGGAGCACGATGA
- a CDS encoding integrating conjugative element protein, whose amino-acid sequence MTTSHLALRGLLVLLASLPLASLAGEPLIVVEDRGGTSALPYYEALNLQPRANGPARPPIPTTQVPATPAGEAAMLPVRSAKLAPGTVARRVIEAPGLRPFVVVGDDETSRAWMRRQAAALRERGAVGLVVNVETVQGLARLRALVPGVPLAPVSGDDLAERLGLRHYPVLITATGIEQ is encoded by the coding sequence ATGACGACATCCCATCTGGCCTTACGAGGCCTGCTCGTGCTGCTGGCGAGTCTGCCGCTGGCCTCGCTTGCCGGCGAGCCGCTGATCGTGGTCGAAGACCGCGGCGGCACGTCGGCGCTGCCGTACTACGAAGCCCTGAACCTCCAGCCGCGCGCCAACGGGCCGGCCCGGCCGCCGATCCCGACGACCCAGGTTCCCGCCACCCCGGCAGGCGAGGCCGCAATGCTGCCGGTACGCAGCGCCAAGCTCGCGCCCGGCACCGTCGCGCGGCGGGTCATCGAGGCTCCGGGTCTTCGGCCTTTCGTGGTCGTCGGCGACGACGAAACCTCCCGGGCCTGGATGCGCCGCCAGGCGGCAGCGCTGCGCGAGCGCGGCGCGGTCGGCCTGGTGGTCAACGTCGAGACCGTGCAGGGCCTGGCGCGGCTGCGCGCCCTGGTGCCCGGCGTACCCCTCGCGCCCGTGTCCGGCGATGACCTGGCCGAGCGCCTGGGCCTGCGGCACTACCCGGTGCTGATCACGGCCACCGGCATCGAGCAATGA
- the eno gene encoding phosphopyruvate hydratase, producing MVSKIKMIHAREILDSRGNPTIEVDVHLSSGVMGRAAVPAGASTGIHEAVELRDGDIRCFDGKGVRAAVAHVNKGIAAVLLDADAFDQETIDRRLRDYDGTANKSRIGANAILGASLAVARAASQAAQQPLFRHLGGPEVHRMPVPMFNVLNGGVHANWQGVDFQEFMIAPVGASSFAEAMRCGAEIYHRLREVLKDKGHSTTVGDEGGFAPPLKRNSDAVELILAAISRAGYEAGKDVVLALDPASSGFYHDGMYHLRSEGRTVTAEELVALYVEWVARYPIKVLEDGLAEDDWSGWALLNQTLGKKIELVGDDLFVTNVERIERGIREDVANAVLIKPNQIGTLTETLSAVALAYNANWGAMVSHRSGETVDSFIADLAVALDTGHLKTGAPCRGERVEKYNQLLRIEEALGSAATYAGTHAFVR from the coding sequence ATGGTTTCCAAGATAAAGATGATTCACGCGCGTGAAATCCTCGATTCGCGCGGCAATCCGACCATCGAGGTCGATGTGCACCTGAGCAGCGGCGTGATGGGACGCGCCGCGGTTCCGGCCGGAGCTTCGACCGGCATCCACGAGGCCGTCGAACTGCGCGACGGCGACATCCGGTGTTTCGACGGCAAAGGGGTCCGTGCCGCTGTGGCCCATGTAAACAAAGGCATTGCCGCGGTGCTGCTCGATGCCGACGCCTTCGATCAGGAGACGATCGACCGGCGGCTGCGGGACTACGACGGCACGGCGAACAAGAGCCGCATCGGCGCCAACGCGATCCTCGGCGCGAGCCTGGCCGTGGCGCGGGCGGCATCGCAGGCCGCCCAACAGCCACTGTTCCGACATTTGGGCGGACCCGAGGTCCACCGCATGCCCGTGCCCATGTTCAACGTCCTCAACGGCGGGGTACATGCGAACTGGCAGGGAGTGGATTTCCAAGAGTTCATGATCGCTCCGGTGGGCGCTTCGAGCTTTGCCGAAGCGATGCGCTGCGGTGCCGAGATCTACCACCGTCTGCGCGAAGTCCTTAAGGACAAGGGCCACTCCACCACTGTGGGCGACGAAGGCGGGTTCGCGCCGCCGCTCAAACGCAACAGCGACGCGGTGGAGTTGATCCTGGCGGCCATCTCGCGGGCTGGTTACGAAGCGGGAAAGGATGTCGTCCTGGCGCTGGACCCTGCATCGAGTGGGTTCTATCACGACGGGATGTACCACTTGCGCAGCGAAGGGCGCACGGTCACGGCCGAGGAACTGGTCGCACTCTACGTCGAGTGGGTGGCGCGCTACCCCATCAAGGTCCTGGAAGACGGCCTGGCGGAAGACGACTGGAGCGGCTGGGCGCTGCTGAACCAGACCCTGGGCAAGAAGATCGAACTGGTCGGCGACGACCTCTTCGTGACCAACGTCGAGCGCATTGAGCGCGGTATCCGCGAGGACGTGGCCAACGCGGTGCTGATCAAGCCCAATCAGATCGGCACGCTGACAGAAACCTTGTCTGCCGTCGCCTTGGCCTACAACGCCAACTGGGGTGCGATGGTGTCGCACCGCAGCGGCGAGACCGTGGACAGCTTCATCGCGGACCTGGCAGTCGCGCTGGACACCGGGCACCTCAAGACCGGCGCGCCTTGTCGCGGCGAGCGCGTCGAGAAATACAACCAGCTCCTGCGCATCGAGGAAGCGCTGGGAAGCGCGGCCACCTATGCGGGGACCCACGCCTTCGTCCGTTGA